The genomic segment ACATCAACCAGTTCGCCCATGGAAACAACTTTTCCTGGATGGACGTTCTTGTTGGTCCAGTCCATTTCGGACATGTGTACAAGACCTTCAACACCTTCTTCGATTTCAACAAAGCAACCGTAATCAGTGATGTTGGTTACTTTACCCTGAAGTTTTTTGCCTATGGGGTAACGGTCAACAAGATCAACCCACGGATCGTTGCCAAGCTGCTTCATGCCGAGGGATACGCGGTTGCGCTCGCTGTCGAAGCTCAATACCTTGACCTTAACATCCTGGCCGACTGTAAGTACTTCGCCCGGATGCTTGACGCGCTTCCAGGAAATGTCGGTAATGTGCAGCAAACCATCGATACCGCCAAGGTCGATAAACGCACCGTAATCGGTGAGGTTTTTGACGATACCATTGAGAATCTGGCCATCGTGCAGGGATTCGAGCAGAGCCTGTCTGTCCGCACTGCTTTCTTCTTCAACCACGGCCCGACGGGAAACCACAATGTTGTTGCGCTTGATATCCATCTTGATAACCTTGAACTCAAGCTCTTTGCCTTCAAGGTACGAAGGATCGCGCACAGGGCGCACGTCAACAAGGGAACCAGGCAGGAAGGCACGGATAGAACCGATTTCAACGGTAAATCCACCTTTAACCTTGCCGGAAATCAGGCCGGTGACAGTTTCGTTGTTCTCATGGGAACGTGACAGCTTGCGCCAGGCTTCCTGACGTTTTGCCTTTTCCCGGGAAAGCAGGGTTTCACCGTGGCCGTCTTCGACGGAGTCCAGGGCTACTTCAACGACATCGCCGACATGAACCTCCATTTCACCGTTTTTGTTCAGAAACTCTTCAACAGCGACGATACCTTCCGATTTGAGACCCGCGTTGAGGGTCACAAACGTGTCATCAATACCAATAACTTTTGCGGAAATGATGGCACCTGGATAAAACTGCGCGCCCTGTATACTCTGTTCGAACAACTCTTTGAAACTTTCAGTCATGTCTGTAAACTCTGTTAGTTAACTCATGGAAGCACGGAATCGCCCGACTTCCCCCCTTTTTAACCCCGCCGTACTCGGCGACACTAAAAAAACATTGCGCAAATTATAAGCGCTTATTCAGTAATTCTAATACACTATTGAACACTTGTGTAATCGTTAAACCAGTTGTATCTAATAAAACCGCATCTGCGGCGGGTTTAAGTGGTGCATGTTCACGCGCCATATCCCGGGCGTCGCGCCGGTGCAACTCTTCTACAACCTGCGCGAGGCTAACATCATTTCCTTTTTCTTTCAACTGAAAATAACGCCGTTTAGCCCTTTCTTCTGGTGCCGCAAACAAATACACCTTTAAAAGTGCATTAGGGAACACCACAGTACCCATGTCTCGACCATCCGTCACCAGCCCCGGCGCTTCGGCAAAAGCCCGCTGGCGTGCCAGCAGCGCATCGCGAAGGACCGCAATAACCGCCAGTTTTGAGGCATCTTCTCCACATGGCTCCTCACGAATCTCGCGGGCAACATCGCATCCCTCAAGCAGGACGCGCTGCTCACCATCGGGAAATGTTTCAAAGCGTAGATCAAGCGTATGAGCGAGTGCAGTCAATGCCTCATGATTGTTAAAATCAAGACCGCGTCTGCGAGCAGCCAGCGCCAGGACGCGATAAATTGCGCCACTGTCAAGAAGGTGCCAGCCAAGGTGCACGGCCAGTCTGTGGCAAAGTGTACCCTTTCCAGTGCCGCTTGGGCCGTCAAGGGTAATGACCGGTACGCGATTTTCAGACATCGTAATCCAGTTCCTGTATATCTAAATGTACACGATTGGCACATGCGACAAATCCTGGGAAGGATGTTGCTACATTGACGCAATCTTCAATAATTACCCCCTCTCGACTCGCGGCACCTGCGATTGCAAACGCCATGGCGATGCGGTGATCGTGAGCGGTTTTTACCCGGCCGCCACGCAGTTCACCCCCTTCAATGCAGATGCCATCAGGGAGAACGGTAACCGTAATGCCAAGTTCCAAAAGCCCCTCAGCCATCATCTGAATCCTGTCGCTTTCCTTAGTGCGAAGCTCCTCAGCGCCTGAAAGCGTAGTCACACCACGGGCCGAGGCCGCTGCAATAAAAATTGCCGGGAACTCATCAATGGCGTTCGGTACCAGCTCTGGCGGAATAGCAATTCCCTGCAGCGGGGCGTGGCGGACCTCAAGGTCTGCCACTGGTTCGCCACCATAAAAGCGCGTGTTCGTCACGCGAATATCTGCCTTCATACGCGCGAGAATATCAAGAATACCGGTGCGCCCGGGATTCATGCCAACATTCAGGAGCGTAAGTGCCGACCCCGGTATTATGCTCGCTGCCACCAGAAAAAAAGCAGCTGACGAAATGTCACAGGGCACGCTGAGGTCGGTCGCCCGAAGCTCACCACCTGGCTTAAGCGTCAGTGCATGCCCCTCTTTCTCGAGAGGCACACCAAAAGCCGCCATCATGCGCTCGGTATGATCGCGCGTAAGCCTCGGCTCTCTAATACGCGTTTCACTTGACGCATAAAGCCCCGCCAGCAGCAGTGCTGATTTCACCTGTGCGCTCGCAACCGGCAAGGCATAATCAATGCCCTTTAATGATTTACCACCGTGAATAATAAGGGGAGGTGTGCCGTTTTTAGAGGCGATAACTTCTGCACC from the Legionella geestiana genome contains:
- the rpsA gene encoding 30S ribosomal protein S1 → MTESFKELFEQSIQGAQFYPGAIISAKVIGIDDTFVTLNAGLKSEGIVAVEEFLNKNGEMEVHVGDVVEVALDSVEDGHGETLLSREKAKRQEAWRKLSRSHENNETVTGLISGKVKGGFTVEIGSIRAFLPGSLVDVRPVRDPSYLEGKELEFKVIKMDIKRNNIVVSRRAVVEEESSADRQALLESLHDGQILNGIVKNLTDYGAFIDLGGIDGLLHITDISWKRVKHPGEVLTVGQDVKVKVLSFDSERNRVSLGMKQLGNDPWVDLVDRYPIGKKLQGKVTNITDYGCFVEIEEGVEGLVHMSEMDWTNKNVHPGKVVSMGELVDVMVLEIDEDRRRISLGMKQCVGNPWHRFSESHSKGQKVSGKIRSITDFGIFIGLDGDIDGLVHLSDISWSTPGEEAVKQFKKGQELEAVILAIDAERERISLGLKQLEGDVFGRFAEDNAKGTVVSGRVIAVEPKLVTVEVAPEIIGTIRVTELSEDKVDDATHVVKEGDTIEAKITNVDRKNRTLVLSVKAKDAHEQAEAIKKYSRSGETVANTTLGDLLKEKMANRESE
- the cmk gene encoding (d)CMP kinase, translating into MSENRVPVITLDGPSGTGKGTLCHRLAVHLGWHLLDSGAIYRVLALAARRRGLDFNNHEALTALAHTLDLRFETFPDGEQRVLLEGCDVAREIREEPCGEDASKLAVIAVLRDALLARQRAFAEAPGLVTDGRDMGTVVFPNALLKVYLFAAPEERAKRRYFQLKEKGNDVSLAQVVEELHRRDARDMAREHAPLKPAADAVLLDTTGLTITQVFNSVLELLNKRL
- the aroA gene encoding 3-phosphoshikimate 1-carboxyvinyltransferase; its protein translation is MREDWKSCPAGSLSGEIEVPGDKSISHRAIIFAAIAEGTSTIRGFLEGEDCLATVRAFRAMGVRIEGPENGQIVVHGVGKHGLNAPENPIDCGNSGTSMRLLAGLLASQPFDSVLTGDESLLRRPMARVTEPLNQMGAEVIASKNGTPPLIIHGGKSLKGIDYALPVASAQVKSALLLAGLYASSETRIREPRLTRDHTERMMAAFGVPLEKEGHALTLKPGGELRATDLSVPCDISSAAFFLVAASIIPGSALTLLNVGMNPGRTGILDILARMKADIRVTNTRFYGGEPVADLEVRHAPLQGIAIPPELVPNAIDEFPAIFIAAASARGVTTLSGAEELRTKESDRIQMMAEGLLELGITVTVLPDGICIEGGELRGGRVKTAHDHRIAMAFAIAGAASREGVIIEDCVNVATSFPGFVACANRVHLDIQELDYDV